One genomic segment of Streptomyces sp. RerS4 includes these proteins:
- a CDS encoding glucose-1-phosphate thymidylyltransferase, which produces MKALVLSGGTGTRLRPLTHSMPKQLMPIANKPVLEYVLDDIRAMGVTDVGIIVNHWAPAVRERIGDGSRLGLRVTYIRQDEALGLAHAVTVGRSFLGDEDFVLYLGDSVLTEGAAHVADTFRATRPAAHVVVCKVGDPRAFGVVEVDADGAVVGLEEKPEHPAGDLAMTGVYFFTPAIHDAIAAITPSRRGELEVTDAIQFLLTSGAEVHATVYTGVYKDNGRVEDILDCNRVVLEGLRPELRGEVDRGSEVSGPVTLGPGARIIRSKVEGPAIIGAGTRIEDCHIRPYTSIGDDCTMRDSQIAYSIVLDQASVTGVRGLHGSVIGRAAAVTAAPGVRRTLVLGDHSRIEIEA; this is translated from the coding sequence ATGAAGGCTCTTGTCCTGTCGGGCGGCACGGGGACGCGGCTGCGCCCCCTCACCCACTCGATGCCCAAACAGCTCATGCCGATCGCCAACAAGCCCGTACTCGAGTACGTGCTCGATGACATCCGGGCCATGGGCGTCACCGATGTCGGCATCATCGTCAACCACTGGGCCCCGGCCGTCCGGGAGCGGATCGGGGACGGATCCCGGCTCGGGCTCCGGGTCACCTACATCCGCCAGGACGAGGCCCTCGGCCTGGCCCACGCGGTGACCGTCGGCCGCAGCTTCCTGGGGGACGAGGACTTCGTCCTGTACCTCGGGGACAGCGTCCTCACGGAGGGCGCCGCGCACGTGGCCGACACGTTCCGCGCCACCCGGCCGGCGGCCCACGTGGTCGTCTGCAAGGTCGGAGACCCCAGAGCCTTCGGTGTGGTGGAGGTCGACGCCGACGGCGCGGTGGTGGGTCTGGAGGAGAAGCCGGAGCACCCCGCCGGCGACCTCGCCATGACCGGCGTGTACTTCTTCACGCCGGCCATCCACGACGCCATCGCGGCCATCACCCCGAGCCGCCGGGGTGAACTGGAGGTCACCGACGCCATCCAGTTCCTCCTCACCAGCGGGGCCGAGGTCCACGCCACCGTCTACACCGGTGTCTACAAGGACAACGGGCGGGTGGAGGACATCCTGGACTGCAACCGGGTCGTCCTCGAAGGTCTGCGGCCCGAACTGCGCGGCGAGGTGGACCGGGGCAGTGAGGTGAGCGGTCCCGTCACCCTGGGGCCGGGCGCGCGGATCATCCGGTCGAAGGTCGAGGGTCCCGCCATCATCGGCGCGGGAACCCGCATCGAGGACTGTCACATCCGTCCCTACACCTCCATCGGCGACGACTGCACGATGCGCGATTCCCAGATCGCGTACTCGATCGTCCTCGACCAGGCGTCCGTCACCGGGGTGAGGGGCCTGCACGGGTCGGTCATCGGCCGGGCGGCAGCCGTCACGGCGGCACCCGGCGTGCGCCGCACCCTCGTGCTCGGTGACCACAGCCGGATCGAGATCGAAGCCTGA
- a CDS encoding NDP-hexose 2,3-dehydratase family protein, which yields MTRTNDTVEWLARRAQSSAFQVSRIPFADLDGWEFTADTGNLVHRSGRYFSVEGYHVTVEDRNGGTAPREWHQPILNQPEHAILGILVKEIDGELHALLQAKMEPGNINMLQLSPTVQATWSNYTRVHRGAAVRYLEYFTTRAHGRVIADVLQSEQGSWFDRKTNRNIIVEVTGDVPAHDDYRWFPLSLIGELLLLDNVINMDTRSVLSCLPAGHVPGAGKGGADIDLLSWITGVRARYHVSSRLVPLDGLPGWKRGEWSVDNEYGRYFRIVAASVRADTREVSGWTQPLLEPIGRGVACFLARRHEGSLQVLAHARTEAGFVDAVELGPTVQCTPDNHAHLPPQERPAFLDLVMEAGEQQIIYDAVHSEEGGRFLNAESRYLVVEVAPDLDVPDDFRWVTPAQMTSLARHGHYLNMQARTLLTCLNLAVPTGRAA from the coding sequence ATGACGCGCACCAACGACACAGTCGAATGGCTTGCCCGCAGGGCGCAGAGCAGCGCCTTCCAGGTCAGCCGGATCCCGTTCGCCGACCTCGACGGTTGGGAGTTCACCGCCGACACCGGCAACCTCGTCCACCGGAGCGGCAGGTACTTCAGCGTCGAGGGCTACCACGTCACCGTGGAGGACCGGAACGGCGGTACGGCGCCCCGCGAGTGGCACCAGCCCATCCTGAACCAGCCCGAGCACGCCATCCTGGGCATCCTCGTCAAGGAGATCGACGGCGAGCTCCACGCGCTGCTGCAGGCGAAGATGGAGCCGGGGAACATCAACATGCTCCAGCTCTCGCCCACCGTCCAGGCCACTTGGAGCAACTACACGCGCGTCCACCGCGGTGCCGCCGTGCGGTACCTGGAGTACTTCACCACGCGGGCACACGGGCGGGTGATCGCCGACGTCCTGCAGTCCGAGCAGGGCTCCTGGTTCGACCGGAAGACCAACCGCAACATCATCGTCGAGGTGACCGGCGACGTGCCGGCCCACGACGACTACCGGTGGTTCCCGCTGTCTCTGATCGGTGAGCTGCTCCTTCTCGACAACGTGATCAACATGGACACCCGGTCGGTGCTGTCCTGCCTTCCGGCCGGCCACGTCCCGGGCGCCGGTAAGGGCGGGGCCGACATCGACCTGCTGTCCTGGATCACCGGGGTGCGGGCCCGCTACCACGTGTCGTCCCGGCTGGTCCCCCTCGACGGCCTGCCCGGCTGGAAGCGGGGCGAGTGGAGCGTCGACAACGAGTACGGCCGCTACTTCCGGATCGTCGCGGCGTCCGTACGGGCCGACACCCGTGAGGTCTCGGGCTGGACCCAGCCGCTGCTGGAGCCGATCGGGCGGGGCGTCGCCTGCTTCCTGGCCCGCCGTCACGAGGGCTCCCTGCAGGTGCTGGCCCACGCCAGGACCGAGGCCGGCTTCGTCGACGCCGTCGAACTCGGACCCACCGTCCAGTGCACCCCGGACAACCACGCGCACCTCCCGCCGCAGGAGCGGCCCGCGTTCCTGGACCTCGTCATGGAGGCCGGCGAGCAGCAGATCATCTACGACGCCGTGCACTCGGAGGAAGGCGGCCGGTTCCTGAACGCGGAGAGCCGGTACCTGGTCGTCGAGGTCGCCCCCGACCTCGACGTGCCCGACGACTTCCGTTGGGTCACGCCGGCCCAGATGACCTCGCTGGCCCGCCACGGCCACTACCTCAACATGCAGGCCCGCACCCTCCTGACCTGCCTGAACCTGGCCGTCCCGACCGGGCGGGCGGCATGA
- a CDS encoding Gfo/Idh/MocA family oxidoreductase has product MTAPPLRIGVMGAASIARRRVMPAMALDDGARITAVASRDPRKAAELAEAYGCRPVTGYAGLLELDDVDALYIPLPLALHAPWVEAALRAGKHVLAEKPLSADPATTRRLLDLAESRGVVLMENVMFVHHSQHAYAQRLVADGAIGELRSLHATFAIPRLHDTDIRLAPELGGGALWDVGLYPIRAALHFLGANLRVAGAVLTRGEGRRVDTSGAVLLSDPQGVSAHLTFGMEHSYTSQYEIRGSEGRIQVDHAFTPPADHAPALRLVTGAGTRTPALPPDDQVARTLGVFLSAVRARALPAGLAEASLRQAELLSAVHRAAGAPSATGL; this is encoded by the coding sequence ATGACGGCACCGCCGCTGCGCATCGGCGTCATGGGCGCGGCGAGCATCGCCCGACGGCGCGTGATGCCGGCGATGGCCCTCGACGACGGAGCCCGGATCACCGCCGTGGCCAGTCGGGACCCGCGGAAGGCCGCGGAACTTGCCGAGGCCTACGGCTGCCGACCCGTCACCGGCTACGCCGGACTGCTCGAACTCGACGACGTCGACGCGCTGTACATCCCGCTCCCGCTGGCCCTGCACGCACCGTGGGTGGAGGCCGCGCTCCGTGCGGGCAAGCACGTCCTGGCCGAGAAGCCGCTGTCCGCCGACCCGGCGACCACGCGGCGGCTGCTGGACCTCGCCGAGAGCCGCGGTGTGGTGCTGATGGAGAACGTCATGTTCGTCCATCACTCCCAGCACGCGTACGCACAGCGGCTCGTGGCCGACGGTGCCATCGGTGAACTCCGCTCCCTGCACGCCACGTTCGCCATACCCCGGCTCCACGACACGGACATCCGCCTCGCGCCGGAACTCGGCGGTGGAGCCCTGTGGGACGTCGGCCTGTACCCGATCCGGGCGGCCCTGCACTTCCTGGGCGCGAACTTGCGGGTGGCGGGCGCGGTGCTCACGCGGGGCGAGGGCCGGCGGGTCGACACCTCCGGAGCCGTGCTGCTGAGCGACCCGCAGGGGGTGAGCGCACACCTGACGTTCGGCATGGAGCACTCCTACACCTCCCAGTACGAGATCCGGGGGAGCGAGGGCAGGATCCAGGTGGACCACGCCTTCACGCCTCCCGCCGACCACGCGCCGGCGCTCCGCCTCGTGACCGGAGCTGGAACCCGAACCCCGGCGCTGCCGCCTGACGATCAGGTGGCCCGCACGCTCGGCGTGTTCCTTTCCGCGGTTCGCGCCCGCGCCCTCCCGGCCGGTCTGGCCGAGGCCTCCCTGCGGCAGGCGGAACTGCTGAGCGCCGTCCACCGGGCCGCGGGGGCGCCCTCCGCGACCGGTCTGTGA
- a CDS encoding nucleotide sugar dehydrogenase has translation MSGHVKVAVIGLGYVGSCLAATLADRGWDVVGVDTDTTLIEELRAGHVRFKEAELEDTVLRAVKGGKLTFTTDPAETKTADVVLVTVGTPVDDDGALDDRQLLGACRALSEHLRDGQMVVLKSTVPPGTTRNVVLPVLERSGLKAGESFDLAFSPERLAEGTALRELRTFPIVVGAIGARGTERAAAFWREALDVEVLPQESVEAAEIVKLADNWWIDLNIALANEMARYCALFGVDVLDVINAANTIPKGNGNVNILMPSVGVGGSCLVKDPLMVSTSARGHGVEIRTAQVSRAVNDDMPHYAARLVVDELAAAGKEPAGAVVAVLGLAFKNNTGDLRSTPVEGVVRRLLEAGCQVRIFDPLVDPVAAERLFGLTPSSGLDEAVRDADCVAVLALHREFEGIDFATLPVRERCVLLDGRAYYSKEQIAALRRDGYVYRGIGR, from the coding sequence GTGTCTGGACATGTGAAGGTGGCCGTCATCGGCCTTGGATACGTCGGGTCGTGCCTGGCCGCGACCCTGGCCGACCGCGGTTGGGACGTCGTCGGCGTCGACACCGACACCACCCTGATCGAGGAACTCCGCGCCGGCCACGTCCGTTTCAAGGAGGCCGAACTCGAAGACACCGTGCTCCGCGCGGTGAAGGGCGGCAAGCTGACCTTCACCACCGATCCCGCCGAGACCAAGACGGCCGATGTCGTCCTGGTCACGGTCGGCACTCCGGTGGATGACGACGGCGCCCTGGACGACCGGCAGCTTCTCGGCGCCTGTCGGGCTCTGAGCGAGCACCTCAGGGACGGCCAGATGGTGGTCCTCAAGAGCACCGTCCCCCCGGGAACGACCCGGAACGTGGTCCTGCCCGTCCTGGAGCGCAGCGGCCTGAAGGCGGGTGAGTCGTTCGACCTCGCCTTCAGCCCGGAACGCCTCGCCGAGGGGACGGCCCTGCGGGAGCTGCGCACCTTCCCCATCGTGGTCGGGGCGATCGGCGCACGCGGTACCGAGCGGGCCGCGGCGTTCTGGCGAGAGGCGCTCGACGTCGAGGTGCTGCCGCAGGAGAGCGTGGAGGCAGCCGAGATCGTCAAGCTCGCCGACAACTGGTGGATCGACCTCAACATCGCGCTGGCCAACGAGATGGCCCGGTACTGCGCCCTCTTCGGGGTCGACGTGCTCGACGTGATCAACGCGGCCAACACCATCCCCAAGGGCAACGGCAACGTCAACATCCTCATGCCCAGCGTCGGTGTCGGCGGCTCGTGCCTGGTCAAGGACCCGCTGATGGTCTCCACCTCGGCGCGCGGTCACGGCGTGGAGATCCGCACCGCGCAGGTCAGCCGCGCCGTCAACGACGACATGCCGCACTACGCGGCCCGGCTGGTCGTCGACGAGCTCGCGGCAGCCGGCAAGGAGCCGGCCGGCGCGGTGGTCGCGGTGCTGGGTCTGGCGTTCAAGAACAACACCGGAGACCTGCGCTCCACCCCGGTGGAGGGCGTCGTCCGGCGACTGCTGGAGGCCGGCTGTCAGGTACGGATCTTCGACCCGCTCGTCGACCCGGTGGCCGCCGAGCGCCTGTTCGGCCTCACGCCGTCGTCGGGCCTCGACGAGGCGGTGCGGGACGCCGACTGTGTGGCGGTCCTGGCCCTGCACCGGGAGTTCGAAGGCATCGACTTCGCCACTCTGCCCGTCCGCGAGCGGTGCGTGCTCCTCGACGGACGCGCCTACTACTCGAAGGAACAGATCGCCGCGCTGCGGCGCGATGGCTACGTCTACAGGGGAATCGGTCGCTGA
- a CDS encoding NAD-dependent epimerase/dehydratase family protein, giving the protein MSKTRSVVTGGSGFVGGHLVKRLLARGDEVTVFDTGFPAEEDGSRRIMGDVRDRDRLAEAIPAGTDVVYHLAAVVGVDQYLARPLDVIDINVTGTRNVLECAARAGAKVVLASTSEVFGKNPQVPWAEDADRVLGPTSAARWTYSTSKALAEHMTLAFADRHGLDATIVRYFNAYGPSQRPAYLVSRSIHRVLGGLPPVIYDDGAQTRCLTYIDDIVTGTLLAASADKAAGEAFNLGSMTELTVRDIINMIVSLAGEGVEPITANTAQHLGSAYEDLGRRMPDNTKARELLGWECSTAVDDGLAQTIAWARQNPWWLALPGSGAS; this is encoded by the coding sequence ATGAGCAAGACGCGCAGTGTCGTGACGGGAGGCTCCGGCTTCGTCGGCGGCCACCTGGTGAAGCGGCTTCTGGCCCGGGGTGACGAGGTCACGGTCTTCGACACCGGCTTTCCGGCCGAAGAGGACGGCTCCCGCCGCATCATGGGAGACGTCCGAGACCGGGACCGGCTCGCCGAGGCCATTCCCGCCGGAACCGACGTCGTCTACCACCTCGCGGCCGTCGTCGGGGTGGACCAGTACCTGGCCCGCCCGCTGGACGTCATCGACATCAACGTCACCGGCACCCGCAACGTCCTCGAATGCGCGGCCCGCGCCGGCGCCAAGGTCGTCCTGGCCAGCACCAGCGAGGTCTTCGGCAAGAACCCGCAGGTGCCCTGGGCGGAAGACGCGGACCGGGTGCTCGGCCCGACCTCGGCGGCCCGCTGGACGTACTCCACGAGCAAGGCGCTGGCCGAGCACATGACGCTCGCCTTCGCCGACCGCCACGGGCTCGACGCGACGATCGTCCGCTACTTCAACGCCTACGGCCCGAGCCAGCGGCCCGCCTACCTGGTGAGCCGCAGCATCCACCGGGTTCTGGGCGGCCTGCCTCCGGTGATCTACGACGACGGCGCCCAGACGCGATGCCTCACCTACATCGACGACATCGTCACCGGCACCCTGCTCGCCGCGTCCGCCGACAAGGCCGCCGGAGAGGCGTTCAACTTGGGCAGCATGACGGAACTCACCGTCCGGGACATCATCAACATGATCGTCTCCCTGGCGGGCGAAGGCGTCGAGCCGATCACCGCGAACACCGCCCAGCACCTCGGCTCCGCCTACGAGGACCTCGGCCGGCGCATGCCGGACAACACCAAGGCCCGAGAGCTCCTCGGCTGGGAATGCTCGACCGCTGTGGACGACGGCCTGGCGCAGACCATCGCCTGGGCCCGGCAGAACCCGTGGTGGCTCGCCCTGCCCGGCAGCGGCGCGTCATGA
- a CDS encoding 3-oxoacyl-[acyl-carrier-protein] synthase III C-terminal domain-containing protein — protein MPLSSATTLEAVASHFPERTMTVEERAREMGLNEAQVNLFRKIHGLDVLHVDPAGNLYDLVLPPAREVLDGTAPEAVRYVLYVHATTEVAPAEADIAQEIKRRLGLHRATAFSMTHQSCSTTLTAVDIAGTLLRADGDPDAKALVVSGEKLFARDMRILFNSCVFAEGAASALVGLSGEGAEIRSLVTRTFGEYFDGVHMTPAQHRESGGARPGVVREVIEEAVERAGIALEDLHLVLPTNSNTNFWAESIRQMDFDVSKFFFDNIPRYSHCMAADALINYVTLRDEGRLAAGRPHLFLSFGLGMTYAAGVFVPKGVA, from the coding sequence ATGCCGCTGAGCAGTGCGACCACACTTGAGGCGGTCGCCTCCCACTTCCCCGAGCGGACCATGACCGTGGAGGAGCGGGCCCGGGAGATGGGCCTGAACGAAGCCCAGGTCAACCTGTTCCGCAAGATCCACGGCTTGGACGTCCTGCACGTCGACCCTGCGGGGAACCTGTACGACCTCGTCCTGCCGCCGGCCCGTGAGGTGCTGGACGGGACGGCCCCCGAGGCCGTCCGCTACGTGCTGTACGTGCACGCCACCACGGAGGTGGCACCGGCCGAGGCGGACATCGCGCAGGAGATCAAGCGGCGACTCGGCCTGCACCGCGCCACCGCCTTCTCCATGACCCACCAGAGCTGCTCCACGACGCTCACCGCCGTCGACATCGCCGGCACCCTGCTGCGGGCCGACGGGGACCCTGACGCCAAGGCGCTGGTCGTCTCCGGCGAGAAGCTGTTCGCCCGCGACATGCGGATCCTCTTCAACTCCTGCGTCTTCGCCGAGGGCGCGGCCTCCGCCCTGGTCGGTCTGTCGGGGGAGGGCGCCGAGATTCGCTCCCTGGTGACGCGGACCTTCGGGGAGTACTTCGACGGCGTCCACATGACGCCCGCCCAGCACCGGGAATCGGGCGGCGCCCGCCCCGGCGTGGTGCGGGAGGTCATCGAAGAGGCGGTCGAACGGGCGGGCATCGCCCTGGAGGACCTGCATCTGGTGCTCCCGACGAACTCCAACACCAACTTCTGGGCCGAATCCATCCGCCAGATGGACTTCGACGTGAGCAAGTTCTTCTTCGACAACATCCCCCGCTACAGCCACTGCATGGCGGCCGACGCCCTCATCAACTACGTGACGCTGCGCGACGAGGGACGTCTGGCGGCGGGCCGCCCCCACTTGTTCCTGTCCTTCGGCCTCGGCATGACCTATGCCGCCGGCGTGTTCGTCCCCAAAGGAGTGGCATGA
- a CDS encoding beta-ketoacyl-[acyl-carrier-protein] synthase family protein: MSASSSPPATDLRRRVVVTGLGVVSSIGIGVPEFTEGLREGRNGASPITAFDTTGYEHTNGCEVVGFEPEPFVHTLGDQLGRAGTFAAAAARMAMNDAGLTEGELRRQRGHITIGTSDAETRDLDTLAGQDLAGGPESMDPALAGRLSADRLSTAIARELGLSDVESATLTTACSAGNYAIGNGLDAIRAGEADFAICGGADAVCRKTFNIFYRLRTIAPDYCRPFDKNRQGILTGEGAGILLLESAESALRRGARIYAEVLGYGLNCDGYHPVAPDQASLTNCMRLALDDAGVDFRDVDLISAHGTGTKTNDVTEVAAIREIWGESAPRTVSLKSMIGHTMGAASALAAVAGTLAITHGFIPPTINHVETDPECDIDCVPNHSVPADLKIVQSNGLAFGGNNSVIVLGRFQETA; the protein is encoded by the coding sequence ATGTCTGCTTCATCCTCCCCGCCCGCGACCGACCTGCGCCGCCGTGTCGTCGTGACCGGCCTCGGTGTGGTGTCCAGCATCGGAATCGGCGTGCCCGAGTTCACCGAAGGACTCCGGGAGGGCCGCAACGGCGCATCCCCGATCACCGCTTTCGACACCACCGGCTACGAGCACACCAACGGCTGCGAGGTCGTCGGGTTCGAGCCCGAGCCCTTCGTGCACACCCTGGGCGACCAGCTGGGCCGGGCCGGTACGTTCGCGGCGGCGGCGGCCCGCATGGCCATGAACGACGCCGGCCTCACCGAAGGCGAACTGCGGCGGCAGCGGGGCCACATCACCATCGGCACCTCCGACGCGGAGACCCGCGACCTCGACACCCTGGCCGGGCAGGACCTGGCCGGCGGCCCGGAGTCGATGGACCCCGCGCTCGCCGGCCGGCTGTCGGCCGACCGCCTGTCCACCGCCATAGCCCGCGAACTCGGCCTGTCGGACGTGGAATCGGCGACGCTGACGACCGCCTGCTCGGCCGGCAACTACGCGATCGGCAACGGCCTGGACGCCATCCGGGCCGGCGAGGCCGACTTCGCGATCTGCGGCGGCGCCGACGCCGTGTGCCGGAAGACGTTCAACATCTTCTACCGGCTCCGGACGATCGCCCCCGACTACTGCCGCCCGTTCGACAAGAACCGCCAGGGCATCCTCACCGGTGAAGGCGCCGGCATCCTCCTGCTGGAGAGCGCCGAATCCGCGCTCCGCCGCGGCGCCCGCATCTACGCCGAGGTGCTCGGATACGGGCTGAACTGCGACGGCTACCACCCGGTGGCCCCGGACCAGGCGAGCCTCACCAACTGCATGCGGCTGGCGCTGGACGACGCCGGGGTCGACTTCCGCGACGTCGACCTGATCTCCGCGCACGGCACCGGGACCAAGACCAACGACGTCACCGAGGTCGCGGCCATCCGGGAGATCTGGGGGGAGAGCGCTCCCCGGACGGTCTCCCTGAAGTCCATGATCGGACACACGATGGGAGCCGCCAGCGCGCTGGCGGCCGTCGCCGGCACCCTGGCCATCACCCACGGGTTCATTCCTCCCACCATCAATCACGTCGAGACCGACCCCGAATGCGACATCGACTGCGTTCCGAACCATTCGGTGCCCGCCGACCTCAAGATCGTCCAGAGCAACGGCCTGGCCTTCGGCGGCAACAACTCGGTCATCGTCCTCGGCCGCTTCCAGGAGACCGCGTGA
- a CDS encoding beta-ketoacyl synthase N-terminal-like domain-containing protein: MSTSANPVITAWSAISPYGIGRQAFEEGVGSGRVALTPCDRKTWGTRDEVVGLVPDFDLRAVLGKKGTKAMSRVTGLALATTGDLLKEIPQDHRAGLVLGTTAGSLQTTMEFTRTSLAAQFPHHVDAAVIPYTVMNASAARCAIWYGLKGPNSTIAGGRPTALHALGYARRLIRAGRAETVLCGAAEEYSRARSWFAYHDRAGSRPVLGEGCAMFALQAGPGSEGEALAELVAVDTRISPTPDRTAETVEAAVRRVLAAAPDGAEVWTACPSGADDSPGRQELSVLADLFGSHVLTHPLPSVIGDAGSASAAFQLAQVLSRARRDPSAAGRLAVITSVDVSGPVAAVLLRLSDRRGNEETSKQ; the protein is encoded by the coding sequence GTGAGCACCTCCGCCAACCCCGTCATCACCGCATGGTCGGCCATCTCCCCGTACGGCATCGGCCGGCAGGCCTTCGAGGAGGGCGTCGGCTCGGGCCGGGTGGCGCTCACCCCGTGCGACCGGAAGACCTGGGGAACGCGGGACGAAGTCGTGGGTCTCGTCCCGGACTTCGACCTGCGCGCCGTGCTGGGCAAGAAGGGCACCAAGGCCATGAGCCGGGTGACCGGCCTGGCGCTCGCCACCACCGGTGACCTCCTGAAGGAGATTCCGCAGGACCACCGCGCCGGTCTGGTGCTCGGCACCACCGCGGGCAGCCTGCAGACGACCATGGAGTTCACCCGGACGTCCCTGGCGGCCCAGTTCCCCCACCACGTCGACGCCGCCGTCATCCCGTACACCGTCATGAACGCGTCGGCGGCGAGGTGCGCGATCTGGTACGGACTCAAGGGGCCCAACAGCACCATCGCGGGCGGCCGGCCGACGGCCCTGCACGCGCTCGGCTACGCCCGTCGGCTGATCCGCGCGGGCCGCGCCGAAACGGTCCTGTGCGGCGCGGCGGAGGAGTACTCCCGGGCCCGGTCGTGGTTCGCCTACCACGATCGTGCGGGTTCCCGTCCGGTCCTCGGCGAGGGCTGCGCCATGTTCGCGCTCCAGGCGGGGCCCGGCTCCGAAGGCGAGGCGCTGGCCGAGTTGGTCGCGGTGGACACCCGGATCTCCCCGACCCCCGACCGGACGGCGGAGACCGTCGAGGCCGCCGTGCGCCGCGTGCTCGCCGCCGCCCCGGACGGCGCCGAGGTGTGGACCGCCTGTCCGTCCGGCGCCGACGACTCGCCGGGACGTCAGGAACTGTCCGTCCTGGCGGACCTGTTCGGTTCGCACGTCCTGACCCATCCGCTGCCGAGCGTGATCGGCGACGCCGGTTCGGCATCCGCGGCGTTCCAGCTGGCCCAGGTCCTCTCCCGGGCCCGGCGCGATCCGTCCGCCGCCGGTCGGCTCGCCGTCATCACATCGGTCGACGTCAGCGGTCCGGTCGCAGCGGTGCTGCTGCGGCTGAGCGACCGCCGAGGCAACGAGGAGACAAGCAAGCAATGA
- the fabG gene encoding 3-oxoacyl-ACP reductase FabG, giving the protein MTTEETRPVALVSGGSRGIGRAAVFRLVQDGYDVAFCYQSDADAAKEVEKAAVELGGRAVSARVDVADPVAVQEWVTEVEAGLGPVQAVITSAGVVRDAPMFMMSYEDWSRVIDVNLNGIYNVCRAAITPMMKRKSGTIVNISSTVGLTGQASQTNYSASKAGIHGFTQALAKEVGRYNIRVNALAPGFIETDMTAELSKRVRDSVLASTVLGRFGTVDEAADAVMYLLSATYVTGTVLRVDGGLVM; this is encoded by the coding sequence ATGACGACTGAAGAGACCCGACCCGTCGCCCTGGTGAGCGGGGGCTCGCGCGGCATCGGCCGCGCCGCCGTCTTCCGCCTGGTCCAGGACGGCTACGACGTCGCCTTCTGTTACCAGTCCGACGCCGACGCGGCGAAGGAGGTGGAGAAGGCCGCGGTGGAGCTGGGCGGCCGAGCCGTCTCCGCCCGCGTGGACGTGGCCGACCCGGTCGCCGTCCAGGAGTGGGTCACCGAGGTCGAGGCCGGCCTCGGCCCCGTCCAGGCCGTGATCACCTCCGCCGGCGTGGTGCGCGACGCCCCGATGTTCATGATGTCGTACGAGGACTGGTCCCGTGTGATCGACGTGAACCTCAACGGCATCTACAACGTGTGCCGGGCCGCGATCACGCCGATGATGAAGCGCAAGTCCGGCACCATCGTCAACATCTCCTCGACGGTCGGCCTGACCGGGCAGGCCTCGCAGACGAACTACTCCGCCTCGAAGGCCGGCATCCACGGATTCACCCAGGCGCTCGCCAAGGAAGTCGGCCGTTACAACATCCGCGTCAACGCGCTGGCCCCGGGCTTCATCGAGACCGACATGACGGCCGAACTCTCCAAGCGCGTACGGGACTCCGTCCTCGCGAGCACCGTCCTCGGCCGGTTCGGCACCGTGGACGAGGCCGCCGACGCCGTGATGTACCTGCTGTCGGCGACCTACGTGACCGGCACCGTCCTGCGTGTCGACGGCGGCCTGGTCATGTGA
- a CDS encoding phosphopantetheine-binding protein, giving the protein MLDDSAKGKIKTIVCDTLEIEEEELTEDSDFMSEHDADSMRLIEIVSALELTFGVNIKESDTARLVDLNGVYAVLAEAQSAAAA; this is encoded by the coding sequence ATGCTGGATGACAGCGCCAAGGGCAAGATCAAGACCATCGTGTGCGACACCCTTGAGATCGAGGAGGAGGAGCTCACCGAGGACAGCGACTTCATGAGCGAGCACGACGCCGACTCGATGCGCCTCATCGAGATCGTGTCCGCGCTCGAACTCACCTTCGGCGTGAACATCAAGGAGTCGGACACCGCCCGCCTGGTGGACCTGAACGGCGTCTACGCGGTGCTCGCCGAAGCGCAGTCCGCGGCCGCCGCCTGA